The following are encoded in a window of Deferribacterota bacterium genomic DNA:
- a CDS encoding AtpZ/AtpI family protein, with protein MMLSKRYKSLINASSVGLSIVFSILIGLAIGLYLDKLFHTKPYLTITFLIFGVLAGFKNMIYFIKRAQMTDNNDD; from the coding sequence ATGATGCTAAGTAAAAGATACAAATCTCTTATAAATGCAAGTTCTGTTGGCTTGTCTATAGTTTTTTCAATTTTAATAGGTTTAGCTATTGGCCTTTATTTAGATAAACTTTTTCATACAAAACCCTATCTAACAATAACATTTCTAATCTTTGGGGTATTGGCAGGATTTAAAAATATGATATATTTTATAAAAAGAGCCCAAATGACAGATAATAATGATGATTAG
- the atpB gene encoding F0F1 ATP synthase subunit A has protein sequence MEHAINIFSFLPEDLVHKYIHVLTTFVVIAALLIIGSFTKNMTKEVPGKVQSFFETIVESIYNFSLNTLGEEGKPYIPIIFGIAFYVFFSNILGLIPGFIAPTSNLNSTVAPAVVVFFTYNYIGIKKHGLAYIKHFIGPVIWLAPLMIIIELISHLARPLSLSIRLFGNIFGEDLVIAVLFMLVPYLIPLPMFFLGIFTCFIQTFVFMLLTLVYISGALEEAH, from the coding sequence ATGGAACACGCTATTAACATATTTTCTTTCTTGCCTGAAGATTTAGTGCATAAATATATACACGTATTAACGACTTTTGTTGTCATTGCTGCACTATTAATTATTGGTAGTTTTACCAAAAATATGACAAAAGAAGTGCCAGGGAAGGTACAAAGTTTTTTTGAAACAATTGTTGAATCGATATATAATTTTTCTCTTAACACATTAGGCGAAGAGGGTAAACCTTATATACCGATTATTTTTGGGATAGCTTTTTATGTATTTTTCTCAAACATATTGGGGTTAATACCAGGCTTTATAGCCCCAACGTCTAATCTAAATTCAACTGTAGCTCCAGCTGTTGTAGTTTTTTTTACTTATAATTATATTGGTATTAAAAAACATGGTCTTGCTTATATAAAGCATTTCATTGGCCCAGTGATATGGCTTGCCCCTCTGATGATTATAATTGAACTAATAAGTCATTTGGCTAGGCCGTTATCATTATCAATTAGGCTCTTTGGTAATATATTTGGTGAAGATCTAGTAATTGCTGTATTATTTATGTTAGTTCCCTATTTAATTCCTTTGCCAATGTTTTTTTTAGGGATATTTACCTGTTTTATACAAACTTTTGTCTTTATGTTGTTAACCCTTGTTTATATCTCTGGGGCACTTGAGGAAGCACATTAA
- the atpE gene encoding ATP synthase F0 subunit C — translation MKNALALIFNTVLFIAFASGNLLAAEGDSSGYKWAIYLGAGLAIGLATIGTGLGQGRATASAVEGIARNPSSSPRITTALIIGLAMIESLTIYGLVVALVLLFVV, via the coding sequence ATGAAAAATGCTTTAGCACTTATTTTTAATACTGTGCTATTTATTGCTTTTGCTAGTGGTAATCTTTTAGCAGCTGAAGGTGATTCATCTGGTTATAAGTGGGCTATTTATCTGGGTGCAGGCTTGGCAATTGGGCTTGCAACAATAGGTACAGGTCTTGGTCAGGGTCGAGCAACAGCATCAGCTGTGGAGGGTATTGCTAGAAACCCTTCAAGTTCACCTAGGATTACTACAGCACTTATCATTGGCTTAGCGATGATTGAATCACTTACTATCTATGGTTTGGTTGTTGCTTTGGTATTATTATTTGTTGTATAA